The following are encoded together in the Cicer arietinum cultivar CDC Frontier isolate Library 1 chromosome 2, Cicar.CDCFrontier_v2.0, whole genome shotgun sequence genome:
- the LOC101501340 gene encoding protein CLT3, chloroplastic, protein MKSFCWRLPDAAALSLTADVQLRRPEVAAGICGIRYGYSPRRMRLLRMRLTVVGIAGDGNVRRSKKKVGPCYYAVEDGSVRNDDVAERSGNKAAEVAVAAAATVVMGVGNRVLYKLALVPLKHYPFFLAQLSTFGYVIVYFGIMYIRHHAGIVTDEMLSVPKTPFVVIGLLEALAAATGMAAGAILSGASIPILSQTFLVWQILLSIIFLGRRYKLNQLLGCFLVTMGVVVTVTSGADAGNLLKDGGLFWSLLMIVSFLLQAAGTVLKEVIFLDATTKLKGGSVDLFVVNSYGSAFQALFICLLLPFLSKLWGVPFSQLPKYLKDGAACFLNVGTLSSGCDGAPMLPLLFIIVNIGFNVALLHLLKISSAVVSCLASTFSVPISVYVFTLPLPYLGVASSLPTGFVAGAIILITGSLIYGWTPSNGSSSASFS, encoded by the exons ATGAAATCATTCTGCTGGCGGTTGCCCGACGCCGCCGCTCTTTCATTAACCGCTGATGTTCAGTTACGGCGGCCGGAGGTGGCCGCCGGAATTTGCGGGATCAGATATGGTTATTCTCCTCGGCGGATGAGGCTGTTGAGAATGCGGTTGACGGTGGTTGGGATCGCCGGCGACGGCAACGTACGGCGGAGCAAGAAGAAGGTGGGACCATGCTATTACGCGGTGGAGGATGGGAGTGTCAGGAATGATGATGTGGCAGAAAGAAGTGGGAATAAAGCGGCGGAGGTGGCGGTGGCAGCCGCAGCTACGGTGGTGATGGGTGTCGGAAACAGAGTTCTTTATAAGTTGGCTTTGGTTCCTTTGAAACATTATCCTTTCTTTCTTGCACAGCTTTCCACTTTCGG ATATGTGATTGTGTACTTTGGCATTATGTATATCCGGCACCATGCTGGCATTGTTACTGATGAGATGTTAAGTGTTCCAAAGACTCCATTTGTTGTTATTGGTCTTTTGGAGGCTCTTGCTGCTGCCACTGGAATGGCTGCAGGAG CAATTCTCTCTGGAGCTTCCATTCCAATTTTGTCTCAG ACTTTTCTAGTGTGGCAAATTCTCCTGTCAATTATTTTTCTTGGGAGAAGATATAAACTCAACCAATTACTTGGATGCTTTCTTGTCACTATGGGTGTAGTTGTTACTGTAACAAG TGGAGCTGATGCTGGAAATTTATTGAAGGATGGTGGTTTATTTTGGAGTCTTTTGATGATAGTTTCATTTTTACTCCAAGCAGCTGGTACCGTGTTGAAG GAGGTAATCTTTTTGGATGCAACCACAAAACTGAAG GGAGGTTCTGTTGACCTGTTTGTTGTAAACTCATATGGATCTGCATTCCAA GCACTATTCATATGCCTTCTTCTCCCTTTCTTGTCAAAATTATGGGGTGTCCCCTTCAGTCAACTACCAAAGTACCTCAAAGATGGTGCAGCTTGCTTCCTAAATGTTGGTACACTATCAAGTG GATGTGATGGTGCACCCATGCTTCCATTGCTGTTTATTATTGTAAACATTGGTTTCAATGTTGCATTGCTTCACCTCCTCAAGATCTCTTCAGCTGTTGTATCTTGTCTTGCTTCCACATTTTCAG TCCCAATATCCGTCTATGTGTTCACACTGCCATTGCCATACCTTGGTGTTGCCTCCTCTCTTCCAACAGGGTTTGTGGCAGGGGCCATCATTCTTATTACTGGTTCACTCATTTATGGTTGGACCCCTTCAAATGGCTCCTCAAGTGCTTCCTTCTCATAG
- the LOC101501765 gene encoding rhodanese-like/PpiC domain-containing protein 12, chloroplastic, translated as MLRVCHSRIGLTIPKPSSLSTLPSIFSFSFPSHSHLQQNHTFSSKTFHFHSPSFPLSPFTSIMPSHKLTALYSTGSTGVEVGEERELLVQHLLVKEDDQKLLLDIQKRITSGEDLSDLAVEYSICPSKEEGGMLGWVRKGQMVPEFEEAAFGAPLNKIVRCKTQFGWHLLQVLSEREESVLQDIQPDALHVKFQDPNFSEEAQLIDVREPDEVTKASLPGFTVLPLRQFGSWGPEINSKFNPEKDTYVLCHHGVRSLQVARWLQSQGFRKVYNISGGIHAYAEQVDPSVPTY; from the exons atgttgagagtttgtcaTTCGCGAATTGGATTAACAATTCCAAAACCCTCTTCACTTTCCACACTTCCTTCAATCTTCTCCTTCTCTTTTCCTTCACATTCTCATTTACAACAAAATCACACGTTTTCCTCAAAAACCTTCCATTTTCATTCACCTTCTTTTCCTCTTTCACCCTTTACTTCTATCATGCCTTCTCACAAACTAACAG ctTTATATAGTACTGGGAGTACTGGTGTTGAAGTTGGTGAAGAAAGGGAATTATTGGTGCAGCATTTGTTGGTGAAAGAAGATGACCAGAAATTATTGTTGGATATTCAGAAGAGAATCACTTCAG GTGAAGATTTGAGTGATCTTGCTGTGGAGTATTCAATTTGCCCATCTAAAGAAGAAGGAGGAATGCTTGGGTGGGTGAGAAAGGGACAAATG GTTCCCGAATTTGAGGAGGCTGCATTTGGTGCACCTTTAAACAAAATTGTAAGGTGCAAGACACAATTTGGATGGCACCTGCTGCAGGTTTTATCTGAAAG GGAAGAATCAGTACTTCAAGACATTCAACCTGATGCACTACATGTGAAATTTCAAGATCCCAACTTTTCGGAGGAGGCACAGTTAATTGATGTTCGAGAGCCTGATGAAGT AACCAAAGCATCTTTGCCAGGATTTACGGTCCTTCCCCTCCGACAGTTTGGAAGCTGGGGACCTGAAATAAACTCCAAATTTAACCCTGAAAAGGATACATATGTTCTG TGTCATCACGGCGTGCGGTCGTTACAGGTTGCTAGATGGTTGCAGTCACAG GGATTCAGGAAAGTATACAATATTTCTGGAGGAATCCATGCCTATGCAGAGCAGGTTGATCCGTCGGTTCCCACATACTGA